The Jiangella alba genome includes the window GGCGACTTCTTCCTCGACACCGGCCGCGGCGACGACTGCCTGGAGAAGTACGTCGCGGCGCTGGCCGGGCTGCCACTCAACCACCCGCTCGGCGCCACGTGGTCGTACTGCAACTCCGGGTTCACCACCGCCGGCCGGGTCATCGAGAAGCTCACCGGGCAGACCTGGGACACCGCGATGCGCGAGCTGCTGTACACGCCGCTCGGGCTGACCCACACGGTGACGCTGCCCGACGACGCGCTGCTCTACCGGACCGCCGTCGGCCACGTGCACGAGGAGGACGAGCCGTACCGCCGCGCCCCGGTCTGGGTGCTGCCCCGCTCGGCCGGTCCGGCCGGGCTGATCGCCGCCACCGTCGCCGACGTGCTCGCGTTCGCCCGCATGCACCTGGCCGGCGGGGTCGCCGCCGACGGCACCCGCGTGCTGGCCGAGGGCACCGCCGCGGCCATGCGCGAGGAGCGGGTCCGGCTGCCCGACCCGTACACGCTGGCCGACTCGTGGGGGCTCGGCTGGTTCCGGCTGGACTGGAACGGCACCCGGCTGTTCGGCCACGACGGCAACACCATCGGGCAGTCCGCGTTCCTGCGGGTGCTGCCCGACCAGGACGTCGCCGTCACCCTGCTCACCAACGGCGGGCACACCCGCGACCTCTACGAGACGCTGATCCGGGAGATCTGCCGCGACGTCGCCGGCGTCGAGATGACCACCCCGCTGGCCCCGCCGGCCGAGCCGGTCGAGGCCGACATCGCCCCGTACGTGGGCACCTACGAGCGCACCAGCGTGCGGCTCGACGTCTGGCAGGGCGAGACCGGGCCGAAGTTGCGGCTGACGACGACCAGCGAGCTGGCCGGCATGGACGAGGAGCCCAAGGAGCTGGACCTCGTGCCGGTGCGCGACGGCCTGTACGTGACCCTGCTGCCCGGCAACGAGACCTGGATGCCGGTGACGTTCTACCAGCTCGCCGACGGGACGCCGTACCTGCACCTCGGGGTCCGTGCGACGCCGAAGGTCTCCTGACGTCGTGGGGGAGGTCGAGGGGGAGCTGAAGGACGCGTTCGCAGCGGCCGGCGTGACCGGGTTCCTGCACGCGGCCGACGTCGGCTCCGGCGCCGAGGTGGGCGTCGAGCCGGACGCGCCGGTCGTCACCGCGAGCGTGTTCAAGATCCCGGTGCTGGTGGAGCTGTGCCGCCAGTTCGCGACGGGTGAGCGCGCGCCCGCCGACCGGCTGCGGGTGCCGGCCGGCGGGCGGACGCTCGGCCCGACCGGGCTGTCGGTGATGCTGGACGACGCGGACCTGTCGCTGCGCGACGTCGCGTACCTGATGATGAGCGTCAGCGACAACCACGCGACGGACGCGCTGATGGCGCTGCTCGGCCGGGAGAAGATCAACGCCGGGACGGCCGCGCTCGGGCTGACCGGGACGGTGCTGGAGGAGGACTGCGCCGGGCTGTTCCGGCTCATCGAGTCCGACGGCCTCGACGCCGTCCTCGACGCCAGGACGACCAACCGCAGCACGCCGCGCGAGACCACGACGCTGCTGCGGCGCGTCTGGACCGCCGACGGGCTGCCGGCGGCCGCCTGCGACGAGATCCGCCGGATCCTGGCACTTCAGGTGTGGCCACACCGGCTCACCTCGGGTTTTCCGGACGATGATGTACGGGTGAGCGGCAAAACCGGCACGTTGTCGCACGTGCGCAACGAGGTGGGCGTCGTCGAGTACCCCGACGGCGGCACGTACGCGGTCGCCGTGTTCCTGCGGTTGCCTGGCGCTGAGTTCCGCAACCCGGCCGCCGACGCCGTCATCGGCACGGCCGCGCGGATCGCCGTCGACCACCTCCGGGCGGCCGCATGAGCAGCGTCGCCGCGATGACCGAGGACCTGCGCACGCTGGTCGAGTGCGAGTCGCCGTCGTCGTCGCTCGCCGCCGTCGCGGCGTCGGCCGAGGTCGTCGCCGCGCTGGGCGCGCGCCTCACCGGCGCCGAGCCGGAGCGGCTGGTCGTCGACGGGCGCACCCACCTGCGCTGGCGATTCGGGCCGCCCGGCGTGCTGCTGCTCGGCCACCACGACACCGTCTGGCCGGTCGGGTCGCTGATCGAGCACCCGTGGCGCGTCGCCGACGGCCGGGCGTACGGTCCCGGCTGCTTCGACATGAAGGCCGGCCTGGTGCAGCTGTTCCACGCCCTCGCCGGGCTGTCGTCGCTGGACGGCATCACCGTGCTGGTCACCGGCGACGAGGAGCTGGGCGCGCTGACGTCGCGGCCGCTGCTGCACGAGGAGGCGGCCCGGGCGTCGGCCGCGTTCGTCCTCGAGGCGTCGGCCGACGGCGGCGCGCTGAAGACCGCGCGCAAGGGCGTCGCCTGGTACGAGGTGAAGGTCACCGGCCGGGCGGCGCACGCCGGGCTGGAGCCGTGGAACGGCGTGAACGCGGCGGTCGAGCTGGCGCACCAGATCCACGCCATCGCCGCGCTCGACCGCGGGCCCGCCGGCGCCACCGTCACCCCGACCCTCACCACCGCCGGCACCACGGCGAACACCGTCCCGGCGACGGCGACGGTGCACGTGGACGCCCGGGTGCCGACGGCGGCCGAGGCGCGCCGGGTCGACGACGGGCTGGCCGCGCTGCGTCCGGTGCTGGACGGCGCGCGGGTCGAGGTGGTGCCCGGGCCGCGGCACCCGCCGTTCGAGCCGTCGTCGTCGGCGTCGCTGTTCGCGCTGGCCGTGACGGTGGCCGACGGGCTCGGGCTGGGGCCGCTGGCGTCGGCGCACGTGGGCGGCGCGTCCGACGGCAACATCGTCGCCGGCGACGGCACGCCGACGCTGGACGGGCTGGGCGCCGTAGGGGCCGGGGCGCACGCGCCCGGCGAGTACGTCCTCGTCGACGAGCTGCCGCGGCGGGCCGCGCTGCTGGCCGGGCTGGTCGACGCGGTGCGCTCGTCGAGCTGGACGAACGCGGCCGCCGCGGATCGGGCCGGACGACCATGACCGGCCTGCCGGAGCGGAGGATCATCGACGACATGGCAGCTCAGCCCGCCACCGTCGCCCGTCCGACCATCCGCGAACTGGCCGCGCTCGGCGACCTCGAGGAGGTCTACGCGCTGTTCGACCGGATCTGGCAGCCGGACCGGTCGAACCCGCCCGTCACCGTCGAGCACCTGCGCGCGCTCACCCACGCCGGCAACTACGTCGCCGGCGCCTACGACGGCGACGAGCTGATCGGCGCCTGCGTCGGGTTCTTCGCCGCACCGCCGGGCCGGTCGATGCACTCGCACGTCGCGGGCGTCTCGTCCGCCGCGCGCGGCCGGCACGTCGGGTTCGCGCTGAAGGCGCACCAGCGCGACTGGGCGCTGGAGCGCGGGCTCAGCGAGATCACCTGGACGTTCGACCCGCTGGTGCGCCGCAACGCCTACTTCAACCTGGCCAAGCTGCAGGCCCGGCCGGGCGACTACCTCGTCGACTTCTACGGCGACATGGACGACGCGATCAACGGCGGGCAGGGCAGCGACCGGCTGCTGATGCGCTGGCGGCTGGACGCGCCGGAGGTGGTGGCGGCCGTCGCGGCCGGCGGCGGGACCGGCGCGGTGGTGCCTTCCGACGCCGTCGCGGCGCTGGCCGAGTCGCCGTCTGGCCGCGCGCTGGCCGCGCCCCGGTCGTCGTGGGCGCGGGCGGCGCGGGTGACGGTCGCGACCCCGCCGGACATCGAGGCGCTGCGCGCCGCCGACCCGGCCGCGGCCCGGCAGTGGCGCGGCGCGATGCGCGACGTGCTCGGCGAGCTGATCGGTGACGGGGCGCGGGTGAGCGGGTTCACCCGGTCCGGAACGTACGTGGTGGAGAGGACGGACACGTGAAGATCACCGGGTTCGAGCTGCGCCGGATCGCAATGCCGCTGGTAGCGCCGTTCCGGACGTCGTTCGGCGTCGAGACCGAGCGGGACGTGCTGCTGATCCGCGCCGCGACCCCCGACGGCGACGGCTGGGGCGAGTGCGTCGCGATGAGCGAGCCGCTGTACTCGCCCGAGTTCGCCGACGGGGCCGCGCAGGTGATCGAGCGGTTCCTCGCGCCCCGGCTGTTCGCCGCCGGCGACCTCGGGCCGCTGGACGTCGCGCGGCTGCTCGAGCCCGTCCGCGGGCACCGGATGGCGAAGGCGGCGCTGGAGACGGCGGTCCTGGACGCGTGGCTGCGGGCGCGCGGCGAGTCGTTCGGGTCCTACCTCGGCGCCGTGCGCGACCGCGTGCCGGCCGGCGTCTCCGTCGGGATCATGGACTCGATCCCCGCCCTGCTGGACGCCGTCGCCGGGTATCTCGACCAGGGCTACCTGCGGATCAAGCTGAAGATCGAGCCCGGCTGGGACGTCGCGCCGGTGCGGGCGGTGCGGCAGCGCTTCGGTGACGACCTGTTGCTGCAGGTCGACGCGAACGCCGCCTACACGCTGGCCGACGCCCGGACGCTGGCCGCCCTCGACGCGTTCGGGCTGCTGCTGATCGAGCAGCCGCTGGCCGAGGACGACCTGCGCCAGCACGCCGTCCTGGCGCGGCTCCTCAGCACCCCGATCTGCCTCGACGAGTCGATCGAGTCGGCCAAGGACGCCGCCGACGCGCTGCTGCTCGGCGCCTGCTCGATCATCAACGTCAAGCCGGGCCGGGTCGGGGGCTACCTGGGGGCGCGGCGCATCCACGACCTCGCGGTGGCGCACGGCGCGGCGGTCTGGTGCGGCGGCATGCTGGAGACCGGCCTCGGCCGCGCGGCCAACATCGCGCTGGCGGCGCTGCCCGGCTTCACCCTCCCCGGCGACACGTCGGCGTCGGACCGCTACTTCGCCCAGGACGTGACGGCCCCCTTCGTGTTGGACGGCGGCCACGTGGCGGTGCCATCCGGCCCCGGCCTCGGCGTCGAGCCGCTGCCCGACGTCCTGGCCGCCCTGACCACCTCGACCAGCTGGCTCCCGGCCGCCTGACGAGAGGGGGTCGCTCGGCCGCCTGACGAGAGGGGGTCGCTCGGCCGCCTGACGAGAGGGGGTCGCTCGGCCGCCTGACGAGAGGGGGTCGCTCGGCCGCCTGACGAGAGGGGGTCGCTCGGCCGCCTGACGAGAGGGGGTCGCTCGGCCGCCTTTGCAATGAGCACCCATACGCACCGGTGCGTATGGGTGCTCATTGCAAAGCGCGCTGGACCGGCGCCTCGGCGGCCGCGGATGATCTCGACGACGTCGGCGATGGCGTCCTTGGACAGCAGCATGCCGCCCAGCACCGACTGCTCGGCGGCGACGTCCTGCGGTGGCTCAGTGACGCTCACGCACACCGCTTCGGCACCGGATGGCGCACACATAGGGTCCAACGGCATTCGTGTCCGCGCACGAAGCGGGCAGCGCGGATTGTAGAGTTCGACGAACTCCTGCCGGTCGTCCGCGTGTTTGGCTTCAGAGGTGTTGCGCATGACCCTGCGACCGAGGGCCACGCTCGGCCGTGTCCTCGACGATCTCGGGTCGACGCTGCTCGAGGTGGTGGCCGGGCGGGTCGAGCCGGGCCGCTCGGTGGGCGGGGTGGTCATCCACGACCCGCTGGACCCGCCGTCGATGCCGGCCGACGCGCTGGTGCTGGGGGTGGGGCTGGCGTCGTCGGGCGAGATCGCGGAGGTGGTGCGGTCGGTCGCCGCCGAGGGCGCGGTCGGGCTGGTGCTGCGGGTCCCGGTCGACATCGACGAGGACGTGCGGCGGGCGGTCGCGGACGAGGGCCTGGTGCTGTTCGGCCTGACCCGCGGCGCCTCGTGGGCGCAGGTCGCGGCCATGCTGCGCAGCCTGCTGGCGCTGGACGACCTCGGCGGGGTCGACGACCAGACGCTGGCGGGCGCCGGCGCGGGCGACCTGTTCGCGCTGGCCGGCGCGGTGTCGGCGCTGCTGGACGCCCCGCTGACGATCGAGGACCTGAACTCGCGCATCCTCGCGTTCTCCGCCGACCAGGACCGCGCCGACGAGGGGCGCAAGGAGACCGTGCTCGGCCGCCAGGTGCCCGAACGCTACCTGCGCGAGCTGGAGCGGCAGGGCGCCTTCCGTGCGCTGTACGCGTCCGACCAGCCGGTATACCTGCCGGAGATCGAGGGCACCGGGCTGCCGCGGGTGGCGATCCGGGTGCGTGCGGGCGACGAGATCCTGGGCTCCATGTGGGCGGCCGTCCGGGAGCCGCTGAGCGCCGAGCGCGAGCAGGCCTTCGTCGACGCGGCGAAGCTGGTCGCGCTGCACATGCTGCGGCACCGCGCCGGTGCGGACGTCGAGCGGCGGCTGCGGGCGGAGCTGGTCGCGACGGTGGTCGAGGGCGGCCCGGCGGCCGGAGACGCCGCCAGCCGGCTGGGCCTGGCCGGCGGTCCGGCCTGCGTGCTGGCGCTGGCCGTGCCCGGCGAGGCCGAGCCGTCCTCCGTCGAGGCCGACCTCCAGCGGGTCGCGGGGGCGTTCGCGCTGCACCTGGCCGCCGTCCACCCGCGGTCGGCGGTGGCGCTGGTCGGCGGCGTCGTCTACGGCGTCATCCCGCTGGCCGGTGACGGGCCGGACGCCGACCTGCGCGCGGTCGCCGTCGCCGAGGAGTTCCTCAGCCGCATCGGCGCGCGCAGCCGCGTCGTCGTCGGCATCGGCGGGGTCGCGGCCGGGCCGGCCGGGCTGCCGCAGTCGCGCGCCGACGCCGACCGCGCGGTGCGGGTGCTGCGGACCCGCCCGGCCGGCGCCCGCGTCGCCCGGCTCATCGACGTGCAGATCTCCGCCTTCCTGCTGGAGCTGGGCAGCGCGATGGCGGCCGAGCGGCAGGTTCCGTCCGGCCCGGTGGCCCGGCTGGCCGCCTACGACCGCCGGCACCGCGCGCAGATGGTCCCGACGCTGCGCGCCTGGCTCGACGCGTTCGGCGACGTGACGGCGGCCGCGGCGGCCACGCACGTGCACGTCAACACGTTCCGGTACCGGCTGCGGCGGGTCGGCGAGATCGGCGGGCTGGACCTCGCCGACCCCGACGCGCGGTTCGCGGCCATGCTCGAACTACGGCTGCGCGCGATGGTTGATCACCCCACGGCCTGACCGTAGGGTGACCAACCATGCCCGCACCCGCGCCTCGGCCGCGCGACCTCAGCCCGGCGGAGACCGGGTTCGTGCGGCAGCGCCCGGTGCCCTGGCTGAACCCCGGCCTGCTCGCCGGCACCGCCGTCCGCGTCCTGCTCGCGTACCTGTTCGGCGGCTACCTCGACAAACGCGAGCTGCAGGCGGCGCTGCCCGACCGCGCCTACGACCACTCCGCCGCCGACGAGCTGTGGTTCGACTACACCGCCGACGTCGGTGACGGCTTCGACGCCACCTACTCGGTCGCGTCGCTGCTGGCCCGGCCGGAGCTCATGCTCGACGACGGCCGGCTGCTGCCGCGCGGCGCGCTGCTCGTGCTCGGCGGCGACCAGGTGTACCCGACGGCGTCCAGCCCGGCCTACGAGAACCGCTGGAAGGGCCCGTACCGCGCCGCCCTGCCCGACCTCGCCGCCGAGACGCCGTCGCTGTACGCGCTGCCCGGCAACCACGACTGGTACGACGGCCTGACGGCGTTCCTGCGGCTGTTCGCGCAGGGCGACGAGATCGGCGGCTGGCGCACCCGGCAGGGACGCAGCTACTTCGCGCTGGAGCTGCCGCACGGGTGGTGGCTGTTCGCCGTCGACATCCAGCTGTCCTCGTACATCGACGAGCCGCAGCTGGACTACTTCCGCCGCGTCGCCGAGCGCCTGTCGCCGGAGAGCCGGATCATTCTCGCGCCGGCCCAGCCGTCGTGGGTCAAGACGCACGAGCGGCCCGACGCCTACGACAGCCTCGACTACTTCATCCGCACGATCATCGAGCCCACCGGCGCCCGCATCCCGCTGCTGCTCTCCGGCGACATGCACCACTACGCGCGTTACGCCGGCGACGGGCCGGACGGGCGCGGCCGCCAGCTGGTGACCTGCGGCGGAGGCGGCGCCTACCTCGTCGGCACCGACCACCTGCCCGAATCCGTCGACGTCCCGCCGGAACAGACCATCACCCGGCGGCGCAGCACCCCGCAACGCTACGAGCTGGCCGCGGCGTACCCGTCGCAGCCGGCGTCGCGGCGGCTGGGGTGGCAGGTGTTCGCCCGGCTGCCGCGGCGCAACCCCGGCTTCGTCGGGCTGCTCGGGGTCATGCAGACGCTGCTCATGCTGGCCTTCGTCACGTCGCCGGACCATTTCATCACGCCCGCGACGGTCACCGGGGTGGCCGCCGTACTGGTCGGGACCGCGGTGTTCACGCTGGTCCTGGGCGTGCGGACGCGCAAGCACATCGCCGCGGCGGTGCTCCATGCGGTGCCGCACGTGGCGCTGGCGCTCGGGGGAGCGGCGGCGTGGTCGGCGCTGCCGCTGTCGGACCTGCCGAACCCCTGGGCGACGCTGCTGACGTTCGCCGTCTACGGGCCGGTCGCCGGGCTGCTCGACACCTGGGTCGTCGGTGCGTACCTGCTGGTCGCGCGGTACTTCGACGTCAACGTCAACGAGCTGTACGCGGGCCTGGGCATCGAGGACCACAAGAGCTTCCTGCGCTTCCACATCGGCCGCGACGGGTCGCTGACGCTGTACCCCGTGACGGTCGAACGGGTGGCGCACGCCTGGCGGGCCGACCCGGGCGGCGCGCCGGGCACGCCGTGGATCGTCCCCGCCGAGCCGCTGCACGCCACGCTGGCCGAGCCGCCGGTACTGCTCGACGGGCCGCGGAGCGGCGCCGGATAGGCTGGATCCCGGCCGAGCCGGGGGAGGCGACACATGCGGTTCCTGCACGACCGGGTCCCTGACCAGGACCTCACCTACAGCGACGTGTTTCTCGTGCCGAACCGGTCCCAGGTGGGGTCGCGGCTCGACGTCGACCTCACCACGGCCGACGGCACGGGCACGACCATCCCGCTGGTCGCGGCGAACATGACCGCGGTGTCCGGGCGGCGCATGGCCGAGACGCTGGCGCGCTGCGGCGGCCTCGCCGTCATCCCGCAGGACATCCCGCCCGACGTCGTCGCCGACGTCATCGCGTGGGTGAAGGCCCGGCACACCGTCTACGACACCCCGCTCACCATGCCGCCCGACGGCACCGTCGGCGAGGCGTACAACCTGCTGCCCAAGCGCGGCCACGGCGCCGTCATCGTGGTCGAGGACGGCCGCGCCGTCGGCGTCGTCACCGAGGCCGACTGCCAGGGCGTCGACCGCTTCACCCAGCTGCACTCGGTGATGTCGCGCGAGCTGCTGACGCTGCCCGCCGGCGTCGCGCCCGAAGAGGCGTTCACCCAGCTGCACGACGGACGGCACCGGCTGGCCCCGGTGGTCGGGCCGGACGGGCGCATCTCCGGCATCCTGACCCGCGAGCGGGCGCTGCGGGCCACCCTGTACGAGCCGTCGCTCGACGACGGCGGGCGGCTGCGCATCGGCGCGGCGGTCGGCATCAACGGCGACGTCGAGGGCAAGGCGAAGGCGCTGCTCGCGGCCGGAACCGACGTGCTGGTCGTCGACACCGCGCACGGCCACCAGGAACGCATGCTCGACGTCCTGCGCCGGGTCCGCGCGCTGGACCCGCAGGTCCCCGTCGTCGCCGGCAACGTCGTCACGGCCGACGGCGTCAGCGACCTCGTCGCGGCGGGCGCCGACATCGTCAAGGTCGGCGTCGGGCCGGGCGCCATGTGCACCACCCGCATGATGACCGGCGTCGGCCGGCCGCAGTTCTCCTCGGTCCTCGAGTGCGCCGCGCGCGCCCGCGAGCTGGGCGTCCACGTCTGGGCCGACGGCGGTGTGCGGCACCCGCGCGACGTCGCGCTGGCGCTGGCCGCGGGCGCCGACAACGTCATGATCGGGTCCTGGTTCGCCGGCACCTACGAGTCGCCCGGCGACGTGCTGCGCGACGGCGAGGGCCGGATGTACAAGGAGAGCTTCGGCATGGCGTCGGCCCGCGCGGTCCGGCTGCGCACGGCCGAGGACTCCGCGTTCGAGCGGGCCCGCAAGGGCATCTTCGAGGAGGGCGTCTCGCAGGCGCGCATGTACCTGTCGCCGTCGCGGCCCAGCGTCGAGGACCTCGTCGACACCATCGTCGCGGGCGTGCGCAGCGCCTTCACCTACGTCGGCGCCGCGACCATCGAGGAGTTCCGCGAGCGGGCCGTCGTGGGTGTCCAGAGCGCTTCGGGGTACACCGAGGGGATGCCCGTGGATGTGAGCTGGTGAGCGCCGCCCAGGCCGTCCGGTACACCCGGTACGGCGGCCCCGGCGTGCTGTCGCTGGACACCATCGAGCTGCCCGAGCCGGGGCCCGGCGAGGTGCGCGTCGCCGTGCACGCCGCCGGCGTCAACCCGTTCGACTCCAAGGCGCGGCGCGGCCTGTACGCGCACGAGGCCGCGCCGCCCGCGCCGGTGCGGGTCGGCCTGGAATGCTCCGGCGTCGTCGATGCCCTCGGCGCCGACGTCACCGGCTGGGCGGTGGGCGACGCGGTGTTCGGGCTCGCGCCCGGTTCGGCCGCCACCCACGTCGTCGTCCCGGCCGCGGGGCTGGTGGCCAAGCCCGGCAGCATGACGTTCGTGCAGGCGGCCGCGCTGCCCGTGGCCTGCGAGACGGCGTTCCGGGTCGTCCGCCTGCTCGAGGTCCGCGCCGGCGACGTTGTGCTCGTGCACGCCGCCGCGGGCGCCGTCGGGCTGGTGGCCAGCCAGCTGGCGCTGGCCCGCGGTGCCCGGGTCCTCGGCACGGCCGGCCCGGCCAACCACGAGTTCCTCTCCTCCCTCGGCGTCGAACCCGTCCTC containing:
- the menC gene encoding o-succinylbenzoate synthase; translation: MKITGFELRRIAMPLVAPFRTSFGVETERDVLLIRAATPDGDGWGECVAMSEPLYSPEFADGAAQVIERFLAPRLFAAGDLGPLDVARLLEPVRGHRMAKAALETAVLDAWLRARGESFGSYLGAVRDRVPAGVSVGIMDSIPALLDAVAGYLDQGYLRIKLKIEPGWDVAPVRAVRQRFGDDLLLQVDANAAYTLADARTLAALDAFGLLLIEQPLAEDDLRQHAVLARLLSTPICLDESIESAKDAADALLLGACSIINVKPGRVGGYLGARRIHDLAVAHGAAVWCGGMLETGLGRAANIALAALPGFTLPGDTSASDRYFAQDVTAPFVLDGGHVAVPSGPGLGVEPLPDVLAALTTSTSWLPAA
- a CDS encoding M20/M25/M40 family metallo-hydrolase, with the protein product MSSVAAMTEDLRTLVECESPSSSLAAVAASAEVVAALGARLTGAEPERLVVDGRTHLRWRFGPPGVLLLGHHDTVWPVGSLIEHPWRVADGRAYGPGCFDMKAGLVQLFHALAGLSSLDGITVLVTGDEELGALTSRPLLHEEAARASAAFVLEASADGGALKTARKGVAWYEVKVTGRAAHAGLEPWNGVNAAVELAHQIHAIAALDRGPAGATVTPTLTTAGTTANTVPATATVHVDARVPTAAEARRVDDGLAALRPVLDGARVEVVPGPRHPPFEPSSSASLFALAVTVADGLGLGPLASAHVGGASDGNIVAGDGTPTLDGLGAVGAGAHAPGEYVLVDELPRRAALLAGLVDAVRSSSWTNAAAADRAGRP
- a CDS encoding PucR family transcriptional regulator → MTLRPRATLGRVLDDLGSTLLEVVAGRVEPGRSVGGVVIHDPLDPPSMPADALVLGVGLASSGEIAEVVRSVAAEGAVGLVLRVPVDIDEDVRRAVADEGLVLFGLTRGASWAQVAAMLRSLLALDDLGGVDDQTLAGAGAGDLFALAGAVSALLDAPLTIEDLNSRILAFSADQDRADEGRKETVLGRQVPERYLRELERQGAFRALYASDQPVYLPEIEGTGLPRVAIRVRAGDEILGSMWAAVREPLSAEREQAFVDAAKLVALHMLRHRAGADVERRLRAELVATVVEGGPAAGDAASRLGLAGGPACVLALAVPGEAEPSSVEADLQRVAGAFALHLAAVHPRSAVALVGGVVYGVIPLAGDGPDADLRAVAVAEEFLSRIGARSRVVVGIGGVAAGPAGLPQSRADADRAVRVLRTRPAGARVARLIDVQISAFLLELGSAMAAERQVPSGPVARLAAYDRRHRAQMVPTLRAWLDAFGDVTAAAAATHVHVNTFRYRLRRVGEIGGLDLADPDARFAAMLELRLRAMVDHPTA
- a CDS encoding GuaB1 family IMP dehydrogenase-related protein — encoded protein: MRFLHDRVPDQDLTYSDVFLVPNRSQVGSRLDVDLTTADGTGTTIPLVAANMTAVSGRRMAETLARCGGLAVIPQDIPPDVVADVIAWVKARHTVYDTPLTMPPDGTVGEAYNLLPKRGHGAVIVVEDGRAVGVVTEADCQGVDRFTQLHSVMSRELLTLPAGVAPEEAFTQLHDGRHRLAPVVGPDGRISGILTRERALRATLYEPSLDDGGRLRIGAAVGINGDVEGKAKALLAAGTDVLVVDTAHGHQERMLDVLRRVRALDPQVPVVAGNVVTADGVSDLVAAGADIVKVGVGPGAMCTTRMMTGVGRPQFSSVLECAARARELGVHVWADGGVRHPRDVALALAAGADNVMIGSWFAGTYESPGDVLRDGEGRMYKESFGMASARAVRLRTAEDSAFERARKGIFEEGVSQARMYLSPSRPSVEDLVDTIVAGVRSAFTYVGAATIEEFRERAVVGVQSASGYTEGMPVDVSW
- a CDS encoding GNAT family N-acetyltransferase, which translates into the protein MAAQPATVARPTIRELAALGDLEEVYALFDRIWQPDRSNPPVTVEHLRALTHAGNYVAGAYDGDELIGACVGFFAAPPGRSMHSHVAGVSSAARGRHVGFALKAHQRDWALERGLSEITWTFDPLVRRNAYFNLAKLQARPGDYLVDFYGDMDDAINGGQGSDRLLMRWRLDAPEVVAAVAAGGGTGAVVPSDAVAALAESPSGRALAAPRSSWARAARVTVATPPDIEALRAADPAAARQWRGAMRDVLGELIGDGARVSGFTRSGTYVVERTDT
- a CDS encoding metallophosphoesterase → MPAPAPRPRDLSPAETGFVRQRPVPWLNPGLLAGTAVRVLLAYLFGGYLDKRELQAALPDRAYDHSAADELWFDYTADVGDGFDATYSVASLLARPELMLDDGRLLPRGALLVLGGDQVYPTASSPAYENRWKGPYRAALPDLAAETPSLYALPGNHDWYDGLTAFLRLFAQGDEIGGWRTRQGRSYFALELPHGWWLFAVDIQLSSYIDEPQLDYFRRVAERLSPESRIILAPAQPSWVKTHERPDAYDSLDYFIRTIIEPTGARIPLLLSGDMHHYARYAGDGPDGRGRQLVTCGGGGAYLVGTDHLPESVDVPPEQTITRRRSTPQRYELAAAYPSQPASRRLGWQVFARLPRRNPGFVGLLGVMQTLLMLAFVTSPDHFITPATVTGVAAVLVGTAVFTLVLGVRTRKHIAAAVLHAVPHVALALGGAAAWSALPLSDLPNPWATLLTFAVYGPVAGLLDTWVVGAYLLVARYFDVNVNELYAGLGIEDHKSFLRFHIGRDGSLTLYPVTVERVAHAWRADPGGAPGTPWIVPAEPLHATLAEPPVLLDGPRSGAG
- a CDS encoding NADP-dependent oxidoreductase; this translates as MSAAQAVRYTRYGGPGVLSLDTIELPEPGPGEVRVAVHAAGVNPFDSKARRGLYAHEAAPPAPVRVGLECSGVVDALGADVTGWAVGDAVFGLAPGSAATHVVVPAAGLVAKPGSMTFVQAAALPVACETAFRVVRLLEVRAGDVVLVHAAAGAVGLVASQLALARGARVLGTAGPANHEFLSSLGVEPVLYGDGLAARVRALAPGGVDAVVDASGRDVLPVSIELAGGPDRVVTIADGSASQYGVRASWSADLPLPQVFETVLPLVEQGTVRMPIAATFPLEQVAAAQELSETGHLCGKIVLTAGSPD
- a CDS encoding serine hydrolase, which gives rise to MGEVEGELKDAFAAAGVTGFLHAADVGSGAEVGVEPDAPVVTASVFKIPVLVELCRQFATGERAPADRLRVPAGGRTLGPTGLSVMLDDADLSLRDVAYLMMSVSDNHATDALMALLGREKINAGTAALGLTGTVLEEDCAGLFRLIESDGLDAVLDARTTNRSTPRETTTLLRRVWTADGLPAAACDEIRRILALQVWPHRLTSGFPDDDVRVSGKTGTLSHVRNEVGVVEYPDGGTYAVAVFLRLPGAEFRNPAADAVIGTAARIAVDHLRAAA